The Penicillium oxalicum strain HP7-1 chromosome VI, whole genome shotgun sequence genome window below encodes:
- a CDS encoding ER membrane protein complex subunit 4, with protein MSSPLPPPPPPQWVVTMNSPLPRPTKAASSLPDPPGFSSGRGGKVRQQQQHQPIAKKAEETDALKMKKAWEIAIGPSKQLPMNAIMMYMSGNSLQIFSIMMVFMLFKGPIQGLINTNEAFARYETPSTRGRLVAVKLVYVLMQLLLLALGIWKVNAMGLLPTTRSDWLAWESERQPLERAFFALKG; from the exons ATGTCATCGCCTCTGCCTccgccacctccaccgcaGTGGGTGGTGACGATGAACTCACCACTGCCGCGTCCCACCAAAGCCGCGTCCAGTCTTCCGGATCCACCAGGCTTCTCCAGCGGCCGGGGAGGGAAAGTG CgccaacaacagcaacaccAACCGATCGCAAAGAAAGCCGAAGAAACCGATGCCTTGAAAATGAAGAAAGCCTGGGAGATTGCCATTGGCCCCTCTAAGCAGCTTCCCATGAATGCCATTATGATGTACATGTCTGGCAACAGTCTCCAGATTTTCAGCATCATGATGGTCTTTATGCTATTCAAGGGCCCCATTCAAGGCCTGATCAATACCAACGAGGCTTTTGCCAGATACGAGACACCTTCAACGCGCGGGCGCCTGGTGGCCGTAAAACTGGTCTATGTCCTGATGCAACTGTTACTGCTGGCATTGGGGATTTGGAAAGTGAATGCAATGGGACTTTTGCC AACCACGAGATCAGACTGGCTTGCGTGGGAATCGGAGAGACAGCCTCTAGAGCGGGCATTTTTCGCGCTGAAGGGATGA
- a CDS encoding Iron-sulfur assembly protein 2, which yields MRPLSMRPSRRISAFRPALRISASFSVTEIATRRFTIATAASPVPPRHHTVNWKRTVYSPHRLPAVAFSTSSVQRATKVTQNPRTGEDGETLMINISPRAVARLCEITDPAASPSATKKENPYHHLRITVTSGGCHGFQYLMSLESAEKIDPEEDTVFEGEADPSETSSNAAGTAKVIMDEPSLELLSGSTVDYTTELIGSQFKIVDNPRATSNCGCGTSFDVMD from the exons ATGCGGCCACTATCTATGCGCCCCTCCAGGCGCATCTCGGCCTTCCGCCCAGCTCTGCGCATCTCCGCATCCTTCTCCGTCACCGAAATCGCAACTCGCCGATTCACTATAGCTACCGCGGCCTCGCCCGTGCCCCCCAGACATCACACAGTCAACTGGAAACGTACAGTTTATTCACCTCATCGTCTACCAGCGGTCGCATTTTCCACATCATCCGTCCAGCGTGCCACCAAGGTCACGCAAAATCCTCggactggagaagatggagagacaCTCATGATCAACATATCTCCCCGCGCAGTGGCG CGCCTCTGTGAGATCACCGACCCGGCCGCTTCGCCTTCTGCgaccaagaaagaaaatccctACCATCATCTCCGCATTACCGTTACCAGTGGTGGCTGCCATGGCTTCCAGTACCTAATGTCGCTTGAATCCGCGGAAAAGATCGACCCAGAGGAGGATACCGTTTTTGAGGGGGAGGCGGATCCGTCCGAGACCAGCTCAAATGCTGCCGGCACAGCAAAGGTTATTATGGATGAACCTTCCCTCGAGTTACTTTCTGGCAGCACTGTCGATTATACCACTGAATTGATCGGAAGTCAGTTCAAGATCGTGGACAATCCACGGGCCACGAGTAATTGCGGGTGCGGCACCAGCTTTGACGTGATGGATTGA
- a CDS encoding putative prephenate dehydrogenase yields MRVIDLRIKNLSNKSSLLKISDYILYSVEAGVIDRVVAQYGPSTKEGAIVGGQTSCKAPELAAFEKHLPPDVEIVSCHSLHGPKVNPEGQPLVLIQHRASDEALQFVDEILSSFGSKHVYLTGEMHDRITADTQAVTHAAFLSMGTAWQANKQFPWEISRWVGGIENVKINITLRIYSNKWHVYAGLAILNPSAKAQIRQYADSVTDLYKLMIGGHREELKRRVKAAGASVFREGTEGQDLLLKDEVLDRFSLSNQTREKSPPNSHLSLLAIVDCWSQLGIVPYDHMICSTPLFRLCLGVTEYLFRNPELLEEALDIAIDDNTFRSDDLEFTFAARAWSDCVSFGDFESYRDRFERIAQYFAPQFPEAAKLGNEMMKTILEKTEKRP; encoded by the exons ATGCGTGTGATAGACCTGAGAATCAAGAATCTCTCCAACAAGAGTTCGCTTCTCAA AATTAGCGACTATATCCTTTACAGTGTAGAAGCTGGCGTGATCGACAGAGTTGTTGCACAGTACGGCCCAT CAACCAAAGAGGGCGCCATCGTTGGTGGCCAGACCTCCTGCAAAGCGCCCGAGCTCGCTGCATTCGAGAAACATCTGCCTCCTGATGTAGAAATCGTATCATGCCATTCATTGCATGGTCCCAAAGTGAACCCCGAGGGCCAGCCGCTG GTTTTGATCCAGCACAGAGCATCCGATGAAGCTCTCCAATTTGTGGACGAGATCCTCTCGTCTTTTGGATCTAAGCATGTTTATCTCACGGGAGAGATGCACGATCGTATCACCGCCGATACGCAGGCCGTTACCCATGCCGCTTTCTTGAGCATGGGCACGGCCTGGCAGGCGAACAAGCAGTTTCCATGGGAGATATCTCGATGGGTTGGAGGCATCGAGAATGTCAAGATCAATATCACTCTCCGCATCTACTCGAACAAGTGGCACGTCTATGCGGGCCTCGCCATCCTAAACCCTTCCGCAAAGGCGCAGATTCGACAATATGCAGATTCTGTGACGGACCTCTACAAGCTGATGATTGGGGGCCACCGCGAGGAGCTCAAGCGTCGTGTCAAAGCAGCAGGCGCCTCCGTATTCAGGGAAGGGACAGAGGGACAAGATTTGCTCCTGAAAGATGAGGTTCTTGATCGCTTTTCTTTGTCTAACCAGACCCGGGAGAAATCACCTCCGAACAGTCACCTCAGTCTACTCGCAATTGTAGATTGCTGGTCGCAGCTTGGCATTGTGCCCTATGACCACATGATCTGCTCCACGCCG CTTTTTCGTCTGTGTCTGGGAGTCACCGAATATTTGTTTCGAAATCCCGAACTTCTAGAGGAAGCCCTTGACATTGCGATTGACGACAACACGTTCCGCTCTGACGATTTGGAATTCACGTTCGCAGCACGG GCGTGGTCTGATTGTGTCTCATTTGGTGACTTTGAGTCCTACCGGGATCGCTTCGAGCGGATTGCCCAGTACTTTGCGCCTCAATTCCCCGAAGCCGCCAAGCTTGGCAACGAAATGATGAAGACCATTCTCGAGAAAACCGAGAAGAGGCCTTGA
- a CDS encoding Kynureninase 1 yields MGSRLHLRDIQSGPPLEYQDDIRANSREYAEALDQQDPLRNFRSEFIIPSKKDLKCKTLNEGQSNENDADPKCIYLCGNSLGVQPRSTRQYIERYLRTWATKGVMGHFVPHEDQLLPPFVEVDTAAAKLMAPIVGASESEVAVMGTLTANLHFLMASFYQPTDEKYKIILEGKAFPSDHYAIESQIVHHKRDPKQAMVLIEPENADRPVLTTDQIIKVIDENASNTALILLSAIQFYTGQYFDIQQITAHAHSKGILIGWDCAHAAGNVDLRLHEWEVDFAAWCTYKYLNSGPGGMAALFVHEQHGRVDRQGEFRPRLAGWWGHDLESRFQMKNDFVPQSGAAGFQLSNPSVLDINAVVASLEIFQRAGIKSIREKSLQLTGYLEHLLLNYPLDASPEDKPFSMITPSSPAERGAQLSLRLRPGLLDKVLSYLEEHGVVIDERKPDVIRVAPAPLYNTYTDVWEFCQIFFAACREAVKASA; encoded by the exons ATGGGTTCTCGACTGCATCTCCGAGATATACAATCCGGACCCCCACTCGAATATCAAGATGATATCAGAGCCAACTCTCGAGAGTATGCCGAGGCGCTCGACCAGCAGGACCCATTGCGCAACTTTCGGAGTGAATTCATTATCCCATCAAAAAAGGATCTGAAGTGCAAAACCTTGAACGAAGGACAGA GCAACGAGAATGACGCCGATCCAAAGTGCATCTACCTATGTGGCAACTCACTTGGTGTTCAACCGCGCAGCACACGCCAATATATCGAGCGATACTTGCGCACATGGGCGACAAAGGGTGTCATGGGTCACTTTGTTCCCCACGAAGACCAACTGCTACCTCCCTTTGTAGAAGTAGACACTGCCGCAGCCAAGTTGATGGCACCCATTGTGGGCGCTTCTGAGAGCGAAGTTGCAGTCATGGGGACACTGACTGCCAACCTTCACTTTCTCATGGCGAGTTTCTACCAACCAACCGACGAGAAGTACAAGATCATTCTGGAGGGCAAAGCATTCCCGAGCGACCAT TATGCAATCGAGTCACAGATTGTGCACCACAAACGTGACCCCAAGCAGGCCATGGTCCTGATCGAGCCGGAGAATGCGGATCGCCCGGTGCTTACCACGGACCAAATCATCAAGGTCATTGACGAAAATGCTTCCAACACCGCTTTGATTCTCTTGTCTGCCATTCAGTTCTACACCGGGCAATACTTTGATATTCAACAGATCACGGCGCATGCCCACTCCAAGGGTATCTTGATTGGATGGGACTGCGCTCATGCTGCTGGTAATGTTGATCTACGCCTTCACGAATGGGAGGTGGATTTTGCAGCATGGTGCACCTACAAATACCTCAATAGCGGGCCCGGCGGAATGGCGGCACTGTTTGTTCACGAGCAGCACGGCCGGGTAGACCGCCAGGGAGAATTTCGACCGCGCCTTGCGGGCTGGTGGGGACATGATCTCGAGTCACGCTTTCAAATGAAGAATG ACTTCGTACCACAATCCGGCGCTGCTGGGTTCCAGCTCTCCAATCCATCAGTCTTGGACATCAACGCCGTTGTCGCCTCTCTCGAGATCTTTCAGCGTGCGGGGATAAAGTCCATTCGTGAGAAATCACTTCAGTTGACGGGTTACTTGGAGCATCTCTTGCTCAACTATCCACTCGATGCCTCCCCGGAGGATAAGCCCTTCAGTATGATCACACCCTCGAGTCCTGCCGAGCGGGGCGCCCAGCTCAGCTTGCGGCTTCGGCCTGGCTTGTTGGACAAGGTTTTATCATACCTGGAAGAACACGGTGTGGTGATTGATGAGAGGAAACCCGATGTCATACGAGTGGCTCCGGCTCCCCTGTACAACACGTACACTGATGTGTGGGAGTTCTGTCAAATATTTTTCGCGGCGTGCCGAGAAGCTGTCAAAGCTTCCGCATAA
- a CDS encoding Branched-chain-amino-acid aminotransferase, cytosolic: MGSIAPNVAELDASKFNITRSTNLRDVPLPGSPEELSHSYCTDHMVTVRWTVNNGWETPEIKPYQNLSIPPTASCLHYATECFEGMKIYRGYDSYRCRSSLPGFKYDEVKKLVAKLMQIDGPRWLPKDRPGSFLYIRPTVIGNGPHLGVQVPKEALLFIIAVPWPDFTKMKKEGDTVSKGLRLFASSPDSIRAWPGGFGWAKLGANYGPSLQSHGKAQAMGFDQILWLFGEDRQVTEAGASNFFIIWHNADTGRLELVTAPLESQLILPGVTRRSVLELARERLSENFVGKLAPLQVVERTLTIGEIEKAALEGRIVESFVSGTAYFITPVAMIRNNDQDISTLGKDGEPAGYAAQIKSWLEAIMYGKEDHEWAYPVEEEQ; encoded by the exons ATGGGTTCCATTGCTCCCAACGTGGCTGAACTTGACGCCTCCAAATTCAACATCACCCGCTCCACCAACCTTCGTGATGTGCCACTGCCCGGTTCTCCTGAGGAATTGAGTCACTCCTACTGCACCGACCATATGGTCACCGTGCGGTGGACTGTGAACAATGGCTGGGAGACACCTGAGATCAAGCCTTACCAGAACCTCAGTATCCCGCCCACTGCTTCTTGCTTGCACTACGCCACCGAGTGTTTCGAGGGCATGAAGATCTACCGTGGCTACGATAGCTACCGCTGC CGCTCCTCTCTCCCTGGCTTCAAGTACGACGAGGTGAAGAAGCTCGTTGCGAAGCTGATGCAGATTGATGGCCCAC GCTGGCTGCCCAAGGACCGCCCCGGTTCCTTCTTGTACATTAGGCCCACTGTGATCGGCAACGGACCCCATCTGGGTGTCCAGGTCCCCAAGGAAGCgcttcttttcatcatcgCCGTACCTTGGCCTGACTTtaccaagatgaagaaggaagGCGACACTGTGTCCAAGGGTCTGCGACTTTTCGCTTCAAGCCCAGACTCCATCCGAGCTTGGCCCGGTGGCTTCGGTTGGGCCAAGCTCGGTGCCAACTACGGTCCCTCTCTGCAGTCTCACGGCAAAGCGCAGGCCATGGGCTTCGACCAGATCCTCTGGCTTTTCGGCGAAGACCGCCAGGTCACTGAGGCTGGTGCCAGTaacttcttcatcatctggcACAATGCCGACACGGGTCGCCTTGAGCTGGTTACTGCTCCTCTGGAGAGCCAACTGATCTTGCCTGGTGTCACTCGCCGCAGTGTTCTGGAACTGGCCCGCGAGCGTCTGTCGGAGAACTTTGTCGGCAAGCTGGCTCCTCTGCAGGTTGTTGAGCGAACCTTGACCATTGGTGAAATTGAGAAGGCCGCACTGGAGGGTCGTATCGTCGAGTCATTTGTCTCGGGTACCGCC TACTTCATCACACCCGTGGCCATGATCCGCAACAACGACCAAGACATCAGCACTCTGGGCAAGGATGGCGAGCCCGCTGGGTACGCTGCCCAGATCAAGTCTTGGCTCGAAGCCATTATGTATGGCAAGGAGGACCACGAATGGGCCTATCCtgttgaggaagagcagtAG
- a CDS encoding Eukaryotic translation initiation factor 3 subunit L, with translation MSYDDRVNARPNLNDESDVEEEALVNDYREQVNYEDGMSDLDRTTSLGGSQAQDLQAQVTAAATPLEYQATLETKFASYDNYCSLFHYILNSEGPVDLEVPSYYWAWDVIDEFIYQFESFCRYRNRVARSGSSEEEAQLLRENPNTWGCYSVLNVLYSLIQRSQINEQLAAIKRNEDPVAVAGEYGSRPLYKMLGYFSIIGLLRVHCLLGDFSLAIKTLDDIEMNKKAMFARVMAAHFTTYYYVGFSYMMMRRYADAIRMFSHILVYVSRTKNFQKGGNSYDAIAKKNDQMYALIAICVALHPTRLDDTIHSAVREKYGEQFHRMQQGGPEALPVFEELFRSACPKFISPTPPDFDNPAVNVDPVDHHTAIFMDEVKNTLFNPTIRSYLKLYTTMDLKKLAGFLEVEPEQLRSWLLVNKQRSRQIRWVEGGLLEGEAVISNDLDYALEDDLIHVSETKAGRRLVDWYLRNLTRVY, from the exons ATGTCCTACGACGACCGCGTCAATGCGCGCCCGAACCTGAACGATGAGTCCGAcgttgaggaggaggcccTGGTCAACGACTACCGGGAGCAGGTCAATTACGAGGATGGCATGAGTGACCTGGACCGAACAACATCGCTCGGTGGCTCGCAGGCTCAAGATCTCCAGGCACAGGTGACTGCCGCCGCTACCCCGCTGGAGTACCAGGCGACCCTCGAGACCAAGTTCGCCAGCTACGACAATTACTGCAGTCTCTTCCACTACATTCTGAATTCGGAGGGACCCGTGGACCTGGAAGTTCCCTCG TACTACTGGGCGTGGGATGTGATCGATGAGTTCATCTACCAGTTTGAGTCGTTTTGCCGCTATCGCAACCGTGTCGCCCGTAGTGGCTCGTCCGAAGAGGAGGCTCAGTTGCTCCGCGAGAACCCCAACACCTGGGGCTGCTACTCCGTGCTGAACGTCCTCTATTCCCTCATCCAGCGCTCTCAAATCAATGAGCAACTCGCTGCCATCAAGCGCAACGAGGATCCGGTCGCCGTCGCTGGAGAGTACGGCTCTCGCCCGCTGTACAAGATGCTGGGCTACTTCTCCATCATTGGCTTGCTCCGCGTGCACTGTCTGCTCGGCGACTTCAGCCTCGCCATCAAGACCCTCGACGACATCgagatgaacaagaaggcCATGTTCGCCCGTGTCATGGCTGCCCACTTTACTACCTACTATTACGTCGGTTTCTCATACATGATGATGCGTCGTTACGCTGACGCTATCCGCATGTTCAGCCACATTTTGGTCTACGTCTCCCGGACGAAGAACTTCCAAAAGGGCGGCAACAGCTACGATGCTATTGCCAAGAAGAACGACCAGATGTACGCTCTGATTGCCATCTGCGTTGCTCTCCACCCCACTCGTCTGGACGACACCATCCACTCTGCCGTCCGTGAGAAGTACGGTGAGCAGTTCCACCGCATGCAGCAAGGTGGGCCCGAGGCTCTTCCCGTCTTCGAGGAACTCTTCCGCTCTGCCTGCCCCAAGTTCATCAGCCCGACTCCTCCTGACTTCGACAACCCCGCTGTCAACGTCGACCCTGTGGACCACCACACCGCCATCTTCATGGACGAGGTGAAGAACACCCTGTTCAACCCCACCATCCGCTCCTACCTGAAGCTCTACACCACAATGGACCTGAAGAAACTTGCGGGCTTCTTGGAGGTCGAGCCCGAGCAGCTCCGCTCGTGGTTGTTGGTCAACAAGCAGCGCAGTCGCCAGATCCGCTGGGTCGAGGGTGGTCTGCTTGAGGGTGAGGCCGTCATTTCCAACGACCTGGACTACGCCCTTGAGGACGACCTGATCCACGTCAGCGAGACCAAGGCCGGCCGCCGCTTGGTGGACTGGTACCTGCGCAACCTGACCCGCGTCTACTAG
- a CDS encoding 40S ribosomal protein S14 yields the protein MAPKKATPAAKENVSLGPLAGDGKLVFGVARIFASFNDTFVHVTDLSGRETIVRVTGGMKVKADRDESSPYAAMLAAQDVAVRCKELGITALHIKIRATGGNGTKTPGPGAQSALRALARAGMRIGRIEDVTPTPSDSTRRKGGRRGRRL from the exons ATGGCTCCCAAGAAGGCTACCCCCGCCGCTAAGGAGAACGTCTCCCTCGGCCCCCTCGCTGGTGATG GCAAGCTCGTTTTCGGCGTTGCTCGCATCTTCGCCTCCTTCAACGACACCTTCGTCCACGTCACTGATCTTTC CGGTCGTGAAACCATCGTCCGTGTTACCGGTGGTATGAAGGTCAAGGCTGACCGTGACGAGTCCTCCCCCTACGCCGCCATGTTGGCTGCCCAGGACGTCGCTGTCCGCTGCAAGGAGCTCGGCATCACCGCCCTCCACATCAAGATCCGTGCCACTGGTGGTAACGGCACCAAGACCCCCGGTCCCGGTGCTCAGTCTGCCCTCCGCGCTCTTGCCCGTGCCGGCATGCGCATTGGCCGTATCGAGGACGTGACCCCCACTCCCTCCGACTCTACTCGCCGCAAGGGTGGTCGCCGTGGTCGTCGTCTGTAA